The genomic segment gaaaaataaaagaagaaaatattctCCCTTCGATCTCGTGTGAAGGTCCCTTTTTTCCTCATCCCATGTCCAATCACCCTGGACAATGACTGCCGATGCCCCGACTAATGAATTATCGATGACTTTCCTTTTTCGGCGGGAAGGCCTCCTCTGGATTTCTCGTCCACAAACCTTAGACATTTTCATCCTGTACTTAACTACCTTGGTCGATGGCCGGCTCCTTTGCCGTTGTTGCACTTCAATCGGAATTCGATAATCGAAATTTGAATTAAACCGAAATACATGAAGAAAAAGTCAGTCGGCGTCTAACATTCAGAGAGAAAATACATAAAACCTGTAAGGGAATTCAAACTCTGGTCCTGTACCTCCTGAATTCCTCATCACGTATTATTCTAGTCAATATTCATAAAGACTATCGTAAATTGCCCATACATACAAGCGTGAGGGTTTATGAAAAAAGCCCGTCAGATCGTGTCTGAGTTCCGTGTGTCGGAGCCAGTCATTCAAGTAAACTGCACAAGGGCGTATAGACCCTTaacctgtgtgtgtgtgaaaattAATTATCCGTGTGATTAGTGCAAACCAGTCGTGTTCGAAAATCAGATCTAAAAGATCTATTGTGTTCATTGCGAAAGACAGGTGTGTCAGAGCGTTATTCCTTGCATCAAAGGAATCACTGTGTCCTGTCTATGACCACCTCATAAGTGTCTCTGTTCTCTCTTACCTCCATCCGCAGTATGTCCGGCATAGTCCTGTCTCAACAGGTGTTTCCCACCACCCGTGAAGCCTTTCGTGAATTTATTCTGTCTGTCAGGGGTGCTACTGCATCACCTGTCACTATCTGCATCAcctgtcaaaaaaataaaactagaaATCGATAATGAAGAAACCGAATGCGGCGCCGGAAAAGAAGGCGAAGCGAGAACCCGTGCGGTCCGTAATGGAAAAGGGTCCAATAATGGTCCTAGGTAAGTCATGTGTTACAATAGTTTTCCGTCTGTGTCTTATTTCCGACCTCCAGTAGTCCAAATGTCCGGTCGGACACACCCGCTTCGGATGTATCTGTGAGCAATCTGACAAAAAAGTTTGGATCTCGTACGGTTACTCCGTCCACTAGTCTATGTGTTCCCTTTCCAACACCCAGGTATGACAGTGATAGTCAGCCCATTTTTCTAAGTCAGGAATCTCAACTTATCTCCCTCACTTCTTTCCTTAGTCCATCGATTAGTCTACATGCAAGTGACTTTTCCGACTCAGAGTCCACCATCTCTACGTCCGTAACTGAAAATGACTTCCCCGATTCAGTGTCTACCATTTCCACACTCGTAACCGCAAGAGAGGCTCCGCCTGTCCTCCAGCAACCGCAACCGAATATGCACAGCGATGAGGACCTCTGGTGTAACTGGGATTCCTGGCAGCCCGTCTCTCAATATCATCGTCACAACTGGCTGCCTTATAGTGTCACCTATTCCCGGGGTTTGCCCACCAGTATTACCTATCGTCGTCAAAATATAAATTATCAGTGGTGTCGTCCCGGCTGTACACCTCGTACGCCCTCATATATACGTCATAATTCTTCTCTTCGTTTCAGACTAACGCCACCACGTTATTAATTGTGCCTCACACATGTGAGGTCATTACTTCTCCAATTCCTTTCGTCCTATTCATTTCCTCCTCCTACCCATCCCTTCATATTGTTCTTATGTAGTCAAGGCCAGAGGATCTAGCAACCTTATAGCAGGAAACTGGAACCTCCCTTTCCACGGTTTCCCCCGCCTATCCTATTGTCAATCTGCAAAGGACTATCCCCAGTTCTTTGGGTTGTCAAGGCCCGCGGATCCGGCAACCCTATCGTAGGTAACTGGAGCCCCCCTATCCACGGTTTCCCCCGCCTATCCTGTCGTCATCATCACAACATCTATCCCCAGTTAGCCATAAGGGCCGCGTGGCGATTCTCAGTCCTATCCTCTGACCGTCATAAATCCTTCCAGATCTCCCAAATTCATTAATCAATTCTCCCAGATTCCCTAAAACCTACCCCTCACCTGTCTTCCTCTAAAGTAATTCCCATCTCATAACTAGTAGGCAAGCCCTATGTCACGTCAGACTGGAAAATTTCCAATCTCGAAGATAAAAGGGGGTTGAAAATTAAAGCAGTAACTTTAAAGGAACCGGAAAAGGCCAGTCCGGGTAAGTATGAGGTCAAGGAGGGTAAGTAGAAGGTCAAAAGAAGTACGCAGAAGGTCACAAGTGCAAATGTGCCCGTCTCCAGGGTCAACGTATTGCAATAGTCAAGGTCCCAACTACCAGGCGaaaatcacctcgaaatattctccgAACGACAAGCAAAAGTCCTGAGAGTTCTTGTCATAATGGCCGTAATTTCAACAGTACATCGGCCTCTCTGCCATAGCGCCAGTCCCGCAATAGTAACAGCAACATTCGACAGCAACAATTTCTGCAACGGAAACAAAAGTGTTAGTATCAACAAACTTCTCGCAAATAGGAAAATTGCAATATAACAGCGGTATATATTGCATCAAttgtggcaataacaaccagcagCAGTAACCTTATTAAAAATGACTATTCTACAGGCGAAGATCGCTCAGACCGAAAATTGTATCATCAGGCACTACAAGACCCACAAAAGACTGCACCATCGATAGTTGCAAGTCGCAGCTCTAACCGAAGAACGATCAACTGCAGCAGCCAAAACTGCAACACCAATGGTCTCGGCTATCGGAATGTCACAGCAATGAAACCTAAACGAAAATCTTACCCCCGCAAACCGCGACAGCAATCTGAAAGACTCAGGGAATAATTGCAAACAACTAGAACTGCCACAAATAATCGCAGCATTCCTTTCCATAAAAACAGCAACATTTCTACAGGCGAAAATCCCTCAGGCCGAAAATTGCATCATCAAGTACTGCTGGGCCCACAAAAGACTGCACCATCGATAGCTGCAAAAACGTAGCTCCGTCTGAGGACTAATCAACTGCAGCAACCAAAACTGTAACACCAACAGTCTCAGCCATCGAAATGTCAGAGCAATGAAACCCAACAGAACCTACCCCCAAAATCGCGACAACAATCTGAGAGATTCTGTCTGAAAAAAACGACTGCTCCATCAGCAGTGGCATCAAGGTCGACAGCCCAAGTTGTTAGCTTCCCATTTATGTGTATAACCTGGTCATAATAGTAATGACAGCAAGGCAAATTAAAATTATCCTTAACGGCCGCTCCCATCAGAAGTATAATTAACACTTTCGGCCAGTAATTGTGGCAATAACAGCCAGCAGTAGTAATCTCCTTAAGAGTGACAGATCTGCATCAACAAGTGCTGCAAAGTCTATAAAGGACTGCACCATCGATAGCCGCAActcacagctataccaaaagatCAATCGGCTGCAGCAGTCAAAACTGCAACCTCACCGGTCTCAGCCATCGAGACGTCACAACGATGACTGCAAAATGCCTGATGTTGTAatggccaaatttcgacaacaacACAAGAAACTTATTTTCAAATTGCGACAACAATCTGAAAAAAGATCTTGGGAATATGCAACAACTAAATTTATAGCAATAGTTGCAGCGTTCTTTCCCATGAGAAACAGCAACAAAAGGCGGCCATAACAACAATTACAGCATGAAAAACTGGACATCTACAATGGTCAAAATCGCAACAGTAACACAAAAACTTCTTTTCAAAATTGCgacaaaaatctgaaaaaaactcAGGGAGAATGCAATAACTAAATTCATAACAATAATTGCAGTCTTCTTTCTTAtgaaaacagcaacaaaaaacgGCGATAACAACAATTACAACAAGAAAAACTGGACATATACAATGTCACAGGACCCCTGTTtaaaaattgcaacaacaatAGTTGCAGTGAATCATAAAGGCAATCGAAATTGCCGCAACATTCTGAAGATTGAAGTTGCTGGTCCACAGCGCGGTTATAACAAAACAGCGACACATACATAACAGCTGCCATGGCAACGGCCATTCGCCCCCGTGCTCAGCACACATGTGCCAGTTGTCATGTCAAGTACCAATTGTCTCTGTGCGCAGCATACAGCCATAACAGCTTGGacaacaaaaaatcgaaatatcaccAATTTCCCAGGGACCTATGTCCAAATCTTCCAAATTAGTCGTCGAGCAAGCCTGCGCAACGCACAGCGGTAGTTATCTTCCTAACCAATAACACACATATAGTGACCGCATCCGCCATATAGTAAAACAATTTCCATA from the Stomoxys calcitrans chromosome 1, idStoCalc2.1, whole genome shotgun sequence genome contains:
- the LOC131997812 gene encoding uncharacterized protein LOC131997812; translation: MRSRRSCLNRCFPPPVKPFVNLFCLSGVLLHHLSLSASPVKKIKLEIDNEETECGAGKEGEARTRAVRNGKGSNNGPSSPNVRSDTPASDVSVSNLTKKFGSRTVTPSTSLCVPFPTPSPSISLHASDFSDSESTISTSVTENDFPDSVSTISTLVTAREAPPVLQQPQPNMHSDEDLWCNWDSWQPVSQYHRHNWLPYSVTYSRGLPTSITYRRQNINYQWCRPGCTPRTPSYIRHNSSLRFRLTPPRY